Proteins from a genomic interval of Lycium ferocissimum isolate CSIRO_LF1 chromosome 2, AGI_CSIRO_Lferr_CH_V1, whole genome shotgun sequence:
- the LOC132047972 gene encoding G2/mitotic-specific cyclin-2-like isoform X1, with protein MDLSNENHPTMIKTTNVQGGQAEMVKFGGERRQTRRALSLINQNLITAHRHPCVVNKRGLTEKFVAAQIGSSHRHGLEENKKPKIAAEGFKVWEEHEGCKYQPMPMCLEPSETLSGDQTEMQEVEMEDIFEEALIDIDSDDANYPFAVVDYVGDIYANYRKMEVYSCVSPSYMEQQLDITGRIRAILVDWLIEVHHKFELKEETLFLTVNLIDRFLEKQTVEKKKLQLVGLVAMLLASKYEEISVPVVDDLLIISANTYTRKDVLEMESLMLNKLKFNISVPTPYVFMRRFLKAAQADKKLEVLSFLLIELCLVEYEMLKHPPSFMAAAAIYTAQCTLYGVKQWSKTCEWHTSYSEDPLLECSRSIVSYHQKAATGKLTGVHTKYSSSKFGYAAKLEPAHFLVQTQ; from the exons atggatttatcTAATGAGAACCATCCCACCATGATTAAAACAACAAATGTGCAAG GTGGTCAGGCAGAAATGGTTAAGTTTGGAGGGGAGAGGAGACAAACAAGAAGAGCACTTAGCTTGATTAATCAAAATTTAATAACAGCTCATCGACATCCTTGTGTTGTTAATAAGAGAGGATTAACAGA GAAATTTGTTGCTGCACAAATTGGTAGCTCACACCGGCATGGTCTCGAG GAAAACAAGAAACCAAAAATAGCAGCGGAAGGTTTTAAGGTATGGGAGGAACATGAGGGTTGTAAATATCAGCCCATGCCTATGTGTTTGGAGCCATCAGAAACACTCTCCGGTGACCAGACAGAAATG CAGGAAGttgaaatggaagatatatttGAGGAGGCACTAATAGACATTGACAGCGATGATGCAAACTATCCATTTGCAGTTGTTGACTATGTGGGAGATATTTATGCTAACTACAGGAAAATGGAG GTTTATAGCTGTGTTTCACCAAGCTATATGGAACAGCAGCTTGACATCACTGGGAGGATCAGAGCTATACTAGTAGATTGGCTCATTGAG GTACATCACAAGTTTGAGCTCAAGGAAGAGACGTTATTCTTGACCGTTAATTTGATAGACAGATTCTTGGAGAAGCAAACAGTTGAAAAAAAGAAACTGCAACTTGTTGGTCTTGTTGCCATGCTGTTAGCAAGCAAATATGAGGAGATCTCTGTCCCTGTGGTGGATGATTTGTTGATTATTTCGGCTAACACCTACACGAGGAAAGACGTTCTTGAAATG GAATCACTGATGCTCAACAAACTGAAGTTTAATATTTCAGTTCCAACTCCATATGTTTTTATGAGAAGATTTCTCAAGGCTGCTCAAGCTGATAAGAAG CTTGAGGTATTGTCGTTCTTGTTAATCGAGCTTTGTCTCGTGGAATATGAAATGCTTAAGCATCCACCATCCTTTATGGCTGCTGCGGCGATCTATACAGCTCAGTGCACGCTTTACGGTGTCAAGCAATGGAGTAAAACCTGTGAATGGCATACAAGTTATTCGGAAGATCCACTTCT GGAATGTTCGAGATCGATCGTGAGCTACCATCAGAAGGCAGCTACAGGGAAACTAACAGGGGTGCATACAAAGTACAGCTCATCAAAATTTGGCTATGCAGCAAAACTTGAGCCTGCACATTTTTTGGTGCAGACTCAATAA
- the LOC132047972 gene encoding G2/mitotic-specific cyclin-2-like isoform X2, which translates to MDLSNENHPTMIKTTNVQGGQAEMVKFGGERRQTRRALSLINQNLITAHRHPCVVNKRGLTEKFVAAQIGSSHRHGLEENKKPKIAAEGFKVWEEHEGCKYQPMPMCLEPSETLSGDQTEMEVEMEDIFEEALIDIDSDDANYPFAVVDYVGDIYANYRKMEVYSCVSPSYMEQQLDITGRIRAILVDWLIEVHHKFELKEETLFLTVNLIDRFLEKQTVEKKKLQLVGLVAMLLASKYEEISVPVVDDLLIISANTYTRKDVLEMESLMLNKLKFNISVPTPYVFMRRFLKAAQADKKLEVLSFLLIELCLVEYEMLKHPPSFMAAAAIYTAQCTLYGVKQWSKTCEWHTSYSEDPLLECSRSIVSYHQKAATGKLTGVHTKYSSSKFGYAAKLEPAHFLVQTQ; encoded by the exons atggatttatcTAATGAGAACCATCCCACCATGATTAAAACAACAAATGTGCAAG GTGGTCAGGCAGAAATGGTTAAGTTTGGAGGGGAGAGGAGACAAACAAGAAGAGCACTTAGCTTGATTAATCAAAATTTAATAACAGCTCATCGACATCCTTGTGTTGTTAATAAGAGAGGATTAACAGA GAAATTTGTTGCTGCACAAATTGGTAGCTCACACCGGCATGGTCTCGAG GAAAACAAGAAACCAAAAATAGCAGCGGAAGGTTTTAAGGTATGGGAGGAACATGAGGGTTGTAAATATCAGCCCATGCCTATGTGTTTGGAGCCATCAGAAACACTCTCCGGTGACCAGACAGAAATG GAAGttgaaatggaagatatatttGAGGAGGCACTAATAGACATTGACAGCGATGATGCAAACTATCCATTTGCAGTTGTTGACTATGTGGGAGATATTTATGCTAACTACAGGAAAATGGAG GTTTATAGCTGTGTTTCACCAAGCTATATGGAACAGCAGCTTGACATCACTGGGAGGATCAGAGCTATACTAGTAGATTGGCTCATTGAG GTACATCACAAGTTTGAGCTCAAGGAAGAGACGTTATTCTTGACCGTTAATTTGATAGACAGATTCTTGGAGAAGCAAACAGTTGAAAAAAAGAAACTGCAACTTGTTGGTCTTGTTGCCATGCTGTTAGCAAGCAAATATGAGGAGATCTCTGTCCCTGTGGTGGATGATTTGTTGATTATTTCGGCTAACACCTACACGAGGAAAGACGTTCTTGAAATG GAATCACTGATGCTCAACAAACTGAAGTTTAATATTTCAGTTCCAACTCCATATGTTTTTATGAGAAGATTTCTCAAGGCTGCTCAAGCTGATAAGAAG CTTGAGGTATTGTCGTTCTTGTTAATCGAGCTTTGTCTCGTGGAATATGAAATGCTTAAGCATCCACCATCCTTTATGGCTGCTGCGGCGATCTATACAGCTCAGTGCACGCTTTACGGTGTCAAGCAATGGAGTAAAACCTGTGAATGGCATACAAGTTATTCGGAAGATCCACTTCT GGAATGTTCGAGATCGATCGTGAGCTACCATCAGAAGGCAGCTACAGGGAAACTAACAGGGGTGCATACAAAGTACAGCTCATCAAAATTTGGCTATGCAGCAAAACTTGAGCCTGCACATTTTTTGGTGCAGACTCAATAA